One part of the Desulfonema ishimotonii genome encodes these proteins:
- the cas7-11e gene encoding type III-E CRISPR-associated gRAMP effector Cas7-11e — protein sequence MTTTMKISIEFLEPFRMTKWQESTRRNKNNKEFVRGQAFARWHRNKKDNTKGRPYITGTLLRSAVIRSAENLLTLSDGKISEKTCCPGKFDTEDKDRLLQLRQRSTLRWTDKNPCPDNAETYCPFCELLGRSGNDGKKAEKKDWRFRIHFGNLSLPGKPDFDGPKAIGSQRVLNRVDFKSGKAHDFFKAYEVDHTRFPRFEGEITIDNKVSAEARKLLCDSLKFTDRLCGALCVIRFDEYTPAADSGKQTENVQAEPNANLAEKTAEQIISILDDNKKTEYTRLLADAIRSLRRSSKLVAGLPKDHDGKDDHYLWDIGKKKKDENSVTIRQILTTSADTKELKNAGKWREFCEKLGEALYLKSKDMSGGLKITRRILGDAEFHGKPDRLEKSRSVSIGSVLKETVVCGELVAKTPFFFGAIDEDAKQTDLQVLLTPDNKYRLPRSAVRGILRRDLQTYFDSPCNAELGGRPCMCKTCRIMRGITVMDARSEYNAPPEIRHRTRINPFTGTVAEGALFNMEVAPEGIVFPFQLRYRGSEDGLPDALKTVLKWWAEGQAFMSGAASTGKGRFRMENAKYETLDLSDENQRNDYLKNWGWRDEKGLEELKKRLNSGLPEPGNYRDPKWHEINVSIEMASPFINGDPIRAAVDKRGTDVVTFVKYKAEGEEAKPVCAYKAESFRGVIRSAVARIHMEDGVPLTELTHSDCECLLCQIFGSEYEAGKIRFEDLVFESDPEPVTFDHVAIDRFTGGAADKKKFDDSPLPGSPARPLMLKGSFWIRRDVLEDEEYCKALGKALADVNNGLYPLGGKSAIGYGQVKSLGIKGDDKRISRLMNPAFDETDVAVPEKPKTDAEVRIEAEKVYYPHYFVEPHKKVEREEKPCGHQKFHEGRLTGKIRCKLITKTPLIVPDTSNDDFFRPADKEARKEKDEYHKSYAFFRLHKQIMIPGSELRGMVSSVYETVTNSCFRIFDETKRLSWRMDADHQNVLQDFLPGRVTADGKHIQKFSETARVPFYDKTQKHFDILDEQEIAGEKPVRMWVKRFIKRLSLVDPAKHPQKKQDNKWKRRKEGIATFIEQKNGSYYFNVVTNNGCTSFHLWHKPDNFDQEKLEGIQNGEKLDCWVRDSRYQKAFQEIPENDPDGWECKEGYLHVVGPSKVEFSDKKGDVINNFQGTLPSVPNDWKTIRTNDFKNRKRKNEPVFCCEDDKGNYYTMAKYCETFFFDLKENEEYEIPEKARIKYKELLRVYNNNPQAVPESVFQSRVARENVEKLKSGDLVYFKHNEKYVEDIVPVRISRTVDDRMIGKRMSADLRPCHGDWVEDGDLSALNAYPEKRLLLRHPKGLCPACRLFGTGSYKGRVRFGFASLENDPEWLIPGKNPGDPFHGGPVMLSLLERPRPTWSIPGSDNKFKVPGRKFYVHHHAWKTIKDGNHPTTGKAIEQSPNNRTVEALAGGNSFSFEIAFENLKEWELGLLIHSLQLEKGLAHKLGMAKSMGFGSVEIDVESVRLRKDWKQWRNGNSEIPNWLGKGFAKLKEWFRDELDFIENLKKLLWFPEGDQAPRVCYPMLRKKDDPNGNSGYEELKDGEFKKEDRQKKLTTPWTPWA from the coding sequence ATGACGACGACTATGAAAATTTCCATCGAATTTCTCGAACCCTTTCGGATGACTAAATGGCAGGAAAGTACCAGACGAAACAAAAACAACAAAGAATTCGTCCGGGGTCAGGCATTTGCCAGATGGCACAGAAACAAAAAAGACAACACAAAGGGCCGTCCCTATATCACCGGAACCCTGCTCCGTTCGGCAGTCATCCGCTCGGCGGAGAACCTGCTGACGCTTTCCGATGGAAAAATTTCAGAAAAGACCTGTTGTCCGGGGAAATTCGACACTGAAGACAAAGACAGATTGTTACAATTGCGCCAGCGTTCCACGCTCAGGTGGACAGATAAAAATCCCTGCCCGGACAACGCCGAAACATATTGCCCGTTCTGTGAACTGCTGGGCCGATCCGGTAACGACGGAAAGAAAGCCGAAAAAAAAGATTGGAGATTTCGTATCCATTTCGGCAATCTCAGTTTGCCTGGAAAACCGGACTTTGACGGCCCGAAGGCAATCGGATCACAGCGCGTTCTGAACCGGGTCGATTTCAAAAGCGGCAAGGCCCATGACTTTTTTAAAGCCTATGAAGTGGATCATACCCGCTTTCCCCGGTTTGAGGGAGAGATCACCATTGACAACAAGGTGAGTGCCGAGGCCCGAAAGCTTCTGTGCGACAGCCTGAAATTCACAGACCGGCTCTGCGGGGCCTTGTGTGTCATCCGGTTTGACGAGTATACTCCGGCTGCCGATTCCGGCAAACAGACGGAGAATGTGCAGGCAGAGCCAAATGCCAATCTCGCCGAGAAAACCGCCGAGCAGATCATCAGCATCTTGGATGACAACAAAAAAACCGAATACACCCGCCTTCTGGCTGATGCCATCCGTTCGCTCCGCCGGAGCAGCAAGCTTGTCGCCGGTCTGCCCAAAGATCACGATGGAAAGGATGATCATTATCTCTGGGACATCGGAAAGAAAAAAAAAGATGAAAACAGCGTAACAATCCGCCAAATCCTGACAACATCGGCGGATACAAAAGAACTTAAAAATGCCGGAAAGTGGCGCGAATTCTGCGAGAAGCTGGGCGAGGCACTCTACCTGAAATCCAAAGACATGAGCGGCGGCTTGAAAATAACCCGGCGAATTCTGGGAGACGCCGAATTTCACGGAAAGCCGGATCGTCTGGAAAAATCCCGTTCTGTTTCCATCGGCTCTGTGCTGAAAGAGACGGTTGTCTGCGGAGAACTGGTCGCAAAAACGCCGTTTTTCTTCGGAGCCATTGATGAGGATGCAAAACAGACCGATCTTCAGGTGTTGCTGACGCCCGACAACAAATACCGCCTGCCGCGCTCCGCTGTTCGGGGAATCCTGCGCCGGGATTTGCAGACATACTTTGACAGCCCGTGCAATGCCGAACTCGGCGGAAGGCCCTGTATGTGCAAAACCTGCCGGATCATGCGCGGTATCACCGTCATGGATGCCCGCAGTGAATACAATGCGCCGCCGGAAATCCGCCACCGCACCCGCATCAATCCCTTTACCGGCACGGTTGCCGAGGGAGCGCTGTTCAATATGGAAGTGGCACCGGAGGGAATTGTGTTTCCCTTCCAGCTTCGCTACCGGGGAAGCGAAGACGGATTGCCGGATGCACTGAAAACCGTCCTGAAATGGTGGGCAGAGGGCCAGGCGTTTATGAGCGGCGCGGCATCCACGGGGAAAGGGCGATTCCGTATGGAAAACGCCAAGTATGAGACATTGGATTTGTCCGATGAAAATCAACGGAATGATTATCTGAAAAATTGGGGATGGCGGGATGAAAAAGGATTGGAGGAACTGAAAAAACGCCTGAATTCTGGCTTGCCGGAACCGGGCAATTACCGTGACCCCAAGTGGCACGAAATCAACGTCAGTATAGAAATGGCCTCCCCCTTCATCAATGGCGACCCGATCCGCGCCGCCGTGGATAAAAGGGGTACGGATGTGGTCACGTTCGTCAAATACAAAGCCGAAGGTGAAGAGGCCAAACCAGTTTGTGCCTACAAGGCGGAGAGTTTCAGGGGCGTGATACGTTCGGCAGTTGCGCGAATCCATATGGAAGATGGTGTTCCGCTGACCGAACTGACCCACAGCGATTGCGAATGCCTGCTCTGCCAGATTTTCGGCAGCGAATATGAGGCCGGGAAAATCCGGTTTGAGGATCTGGTGTTTGAATCAGATCCAGAGCCGGTGACATTCGACCATGTGGCCATTGACCGGTTTACCGGCGGCGCGGCTGACAAAAAGAAATTTGACGATTCTCCGCTTCCGGGCAGTCCGGCCAGACCTCTCATGCTAAAAGGCAGCTTCTGGATACGGCGGGATGTTCTGGAAGATGAGGAATATTGCAAAGCGCTGGGAAAGGCGCTGGCAGATGTGAACAACGGGCTTTATCCTCTGGGCGGAAAAAGCGCCATCGGATATGGGCAGGTAAAAAGTCTGGGGATTAAAGGAGATGATAAGCGGATTTCCCGTTTGATGAACCCCGCTTTTGATGAAACAGATGTGGCTGTGCCGGAAAAGCCGAAAACCGATGCCGAGGTTCGGATTGAGGCGGAAAAGGTTTATTATCCTCATTATTTTGTCGAGCCTCATAAAAAGGTGGAGCGTGAAGAAAAGCCTTGCGGCCATCAGAAATTTCATGAAGGACGGCTGACCGGAAAAATTCGATGCAAACTGATCACAAAGACGCCGCTCATTGTACCGGACACCTCGAATGACGATTTTTTCAGGCCCGCAGACAAAGAAGCCAGAAAAGAAAAAGATGAGTATCACAAAAGCTATGCCTTTTTCAGGCTTCACAAGCAAATTATGATTCCCGGTTCCGAGCTGCGGGGCATGGTCAGTTCGGTTTACGAGACCGTGACCAACTCCTGCTTTCGCATTTTTGATGAGACCAAGCGGCTTTCGTGGCGGATGGATGCAGACCATCAGAATGTGCTTCAAGATTTTCTTCCCGGCAGAGTTACGGCTGACGGAAAGCATATACAAAAATTTTCTGAAACCGCACGGGTTCCTTTTTATGATAAAACCCAGAAGCATTTTGACATATTGGATGAACAGGAAATAGCAGGCGAAAAACCTGTTAGAATGTGGGTCAAAAGATTTATCAAACGTTTGTCTCTGGTCGATCCTGCTAAACATCCTCAAAAAAAGCAGGACAACAAATGGAAGCGCAGAAAAGAGGGAATAGCCACATTCATAGAACAGAAAAACGGCAGTTATTATTTCAATGTAGTTACGAACAATGGCTGTACGAGCTTTCATTTATGGCACAAACCTGACAACTTTGACCAAGAGAAACTTGAAGGTATCCAGAATGGTGAGAAATTGGATTGTTGGGTGAGAGATTCCAGATATCAAAAGGCTTTCCAGGAAATACCCGAAAATGATCCGGATGGATGGGAATGTAAAGAAGGATACCTTCATGTTGTCGGTCCCAGCAAAGTAGAGTTTTCCGACAAGAAAGGTGATGTCATAAACAATTTTCAGGGAACCCTGCCATCTGTACCGAATGATTGGAAAACGATCCGAACCAATGATTTCAAAAACCGAAAACGCAAAAATGAACCCGTATTTTGCTGTGAGGATGATAAGGGAAACTATTATACGATGGCAAAATATTGTGAAACCTTTTTCTTTGACCTCAAAGAAAATGAGGAGTATGAAATTCCAGAAAAAGCCCGTATTAAATACAAAGAGCTGTTGAGAGTTTATAACAATAATCCCCAAGCAGTTCCTGAATCGGTATTTCAATCTCGCGTCGCAAGAGAAAATGTCGAAAAGCTTAAATCTGGCGATCTTGTCTATTTTAAACACAATGAAAAATATGTTGAGGATATTGTTCCCGTCCGCATTTCCCGGACAGTTGATGATCGGATGATCGGCAAACGCATGTCAGCCGATCTCCGCCCCTGTCACGGTGACTGGGTGGAAGACGGCGACCTTTCCGCCCTGAACGCCTACCCGGAAAAGCGCCTTCTCCTGCGTCATCCCAAAGGATTGTGCCCGGCCTGCCGCCTTTTCGGAACCGGTTCATACAAGGGCCGGGTTCGGTTCGGATTTGCAAGCCTTGAAAATGATCCCGAATGGCTGATACCCGGCAAGAATCCCGGTGATCCCTTCCACGGGGGACCGGTAATGCTGTCGCTTCTGGAGCGCCCCCGGCCCACATGGTCGATCCCCGGATCGGACAATAAGTTCAAAGTGCCGGGCCGGAAGTTTTATGTCCATCATCATGCATGGAAAACGATAAAAGACGGCAACCATCCCACAACCGGAAAGGCCATAGAACAAAGCCCCAACAACCGGACAGTTGAAGCCTTGGCCGGGGGAAACAGCTTTTCTTTTGAAATCGCTTTTGAAAATCTGAAAGAATGGGAACTCGGTTTGCTGATTCATTCCCTGCAATTGGAAAAAGGGTTGGCACACAAGCTGGGCATGGCAAAATCAATGGGATTCGGCAGCGTTGAGATTGATGTTGAATCTGTGCGTCTGAGGAAGGACTGGAAACAGTGGAGAAACGGAAACAGTGAAATACCAAACTGGCTTGGGAAAGGCTTTGCCAAGCTAAAGGAATGGTTCAGAGATGAGCTGGATTTTATAGAAAATCTGAAGAAGTTGCTCTGGTTTCCAGAAGGAGACCAAGCGCCGAGAGTCTGTTATCCGATGCTGAGAAAAAAGGATGACCCGAACGGAAACTCCGGCTACGAAGAACTGAAAGACGGCGAATTTAAAAAGGAAGACCGCCAGAAAAAGCTCACCACGCCTTGGACCCCTTGGGCCTGA
- a CDS encoding DEAD/DEAH box helicase, protein MVKSFIKQIRNTLRIFSKADQKKKAEASDKNPARISADSDAVAAAPSEPSPPAKQVRPDVAETEPASPPKKRRRRRKKKKSTDKAPVPQTADLIAAHKEWDVSQFDVPPAEGKTRFHDLDLPGEILHAVADLGFQYCSPIQSEVLPGTLAGKDASGQAQTGTGKTAAFLITAFSHIIRNPIVKDQQPGTPRVLILAPTRELVIQIAEEARLLIKYYPAEVVTVFGGMDYQKQRRQLTEGHVDIVVGTPGRLIDFCQHDDLRLGKIEILIIDEADRLVDMGFMPQVRRIVRYTSHKDRRQTLFFSATMTGEVERLSSQWTNDPLMVEIEPEQVEVSSVEQIIYLITGREKNALLYNIITRQDLKRVIVFCNRRAETQRLGDLLARYGVSCAIISGDVPQKKRLRTLENFRAGNVRVLIATDVAGRGIHVEGISHVINYTIPHEPENYVHRIGRTGRAGATGTSISFACEEDSFYIPAIEEFLGHELHCSQPDEEWLRLPKPEPRKSAPRKQNSDRRRRRPSRPPGKPPEAQIRLGLRS, encoded by the coding sequence ATGGTGAAATCTTTTATCAAACAGATTCGTAACACACTCAGAATATTTTCAAAGGCAGATCAGAAAAAAAAGGCGGAAGCATCGGATAAAAACCCGGCACGGATATCGGCGGACTCCGATGCGGTGGCAGCAGCGCCATCAGAACCGTCCCCTCCGGCAAAACAGGTTCGGCCCGATGTGGCTGAAACGGAACCGGCGTCTCCTCCGAAAAAACGCCGCAGACGGCGTAAAAAGAAAAAAAGCACGGATAAGGCCCCGGTTCCCCAGACAGCGGATCTGATCGCAGCCCATAAGGAATGGGATGTCTCACAGTTTGATGTCCCACCGGCAGAGGGCAAAACCCGCTTCCATGACCTCGATCTGCCCGGAGAAATCCTGCACGCTGTTGCCGATCTCGGCTTCCAGTATTGTTCGCCGATTCAGTCCGAAGTTCTCCCCGGCACGCTTGCCGGAAAGGATGCATCCGGCCAGGCCCAGACCGGTACCGGCAAGACAGCGGCCTTCCTGATCACCGCCTTCAGCCATATCATCCGAAATCCCATAGTAAAAGACCAGCAGCCCGGCACCCCCAGGGTGCTGATTCTCGCGCCCACCCGTGAGCTGGTGATCCAGATCGCGGAAGAGGCCCGCCTGCTGATCAAATATTATCCGGCAGAGGTGGTCACGGTTTTCGGGGGCATGGATTATCAGAAACAGCGCCGCCAGCTCACCGAGGGCCATGTGGATATTGTGGTGGGAACCCCCGGCAGACTGATCGACTTCTGCCAGCATGACGACCTCAGACTCGGCAAAATCGAAATTCTGATCATTGACGAAGCCGACCGGCTGGTGGATATGGGATTCATGCCCCAGGTCCGGCGTATTGTCCGCTATACTTCTCACAAAGACAGGCGGCAGACCCTTTTCTTCAGCGCGACCATGACCGGCGAGGTTGAGCGGCTCTCCTCACAGTGGACCAATGACCCGCTTATGGTGGAAATCGAGCCGGAACAGGTGGAGGTGTCGTCCGTAGAGCAGATCATCTACCTGATCACCGGCCGGGAGAAAAACGCCCTGCTCTACAACATCATCACCCGGCAGGATTTGAAACGGGTGATTGTCTTCTGCAACCGGCGGGCCGAAACCCAGCGGCTGGGCGATCTGCTGGCCCGCTACGGGGTGAGCTGCGCCATTATCTCCGGCGATGTGCCCCAGAAAAAGCGTCTGCGGACGCTGGAAAACTTCCGGGCAGGCAATGTCCGGGTTCTGATTGCCACGGATGTGGCCGGCCGGGGCATCCATGTGGAAGGGATCTCCCATGTGATCAACTATACTATCCCCCATGAGCCGGAAAACTACGTTCACCGTATCGGCAGAACAGGCCGCGCCGGGGCCACCGGCACCTCCATCAGCTTTGCCTGTGAGGAGGACTCGTTTTACATCCCGGCCATCGAAGAATTTCTGGGCCACGAACTGCACTGCTCCCAGCCCGATGAGGAGTGGCTCCGGCTGCCGAAACCCGAACCGCGCAAGTCCGCGCCGCGCAAACAGAATTCCGACAGAAGGCGTCGCCGCCCCTCCCGTCCCCCGGGAAAGCCCCCGGAAGCGCAAATCCGATTAGGTCTGAGAAGCTGA
- a CDS encoding VOC family protein: MVRYTGINHLAMATCDMNRTIRFWRDLLGMRLVAGLGHPGYRHYFFEISAHDMIAFFEWPDVTPIPEKDHGVPVRGPFAFDHISFGVGDDDDLWALKDRLEAADIWVSEVIDHGFIHSVYTFDPNNIPIEFSAPVPGTDLRRNPRMRDSAPCAAAAEGPEPVSGHWPEVTRPTADADKTMYPGEGTILTDDDV; the protein is encoded by the coding sequence ATGGTCAGATATACCGGCATCAATCATTTGGCAATGGCGACCTGTGATATGAACCGCACCATCCGTTTCTGGCGGGATCTTCTGGGGATGCGCCTGGTGGCAGGACTGGGGCACCCCGGGTACCGGCACTATTTTTTCGAGATATCTGCCCACGACATGATCGCCTTTTTCGAGTGGCCGGATGTGACCCCGATTCCCGAAAAGGACCACGGTGTGCCGGTTCGGGGACCGTTTGCCTTTGATCACATTTCATTCGGGGTAGGGGATGACGATGATCTGTGGGCGCTGAAAGACAGGCTGGAGGCTGCTGATATCTGGGTCTCCGAGGTGATTGATCACGGCTTTATCCACTCGGTCTACACCTTTGATCCCAACAATATTCCCATTGAATTCAGCGCCCCGGTGCCGGGGACGGATCTGCGCCGAAATCCCAGGATGAGGGATTCGGCCCCCTGTGCGGCTGCCGCCGAAGGCCCGGAGCCGGTTTCCGGTCACTGGCCTGAGGTGACCCGTCCGACGGCAGATGCGGATAAGACGATGTATCCGGGAGAGGGGACAATTCTGACAGATGACGACGTCTGA
- a CDS encoding pancreas/duodenum homeobox protein 1, with the protein MTAYENVFTPEVLEKLFPADRADRFFDALLGDADDGAYDIKLVYKTNTPAELRFEFQLLQRPGKCLACNLTYGLPQVFSRHPVINVSGLVRDISQLMNGNGPCSGWRLGATREISRALHVVPLIVSTEPATA; encoded by the coding sequence ATGACAGCATATGAAAATGTGTTTACACCGGAGGTGCTGGAAAAACTTTTTCCCGCTGACCGGGCCGACCGGTTCTTTGATGCTCTGCTGGGGGATGCGGATGACGGGGCGTATGATATAAAGCTGGTGTATAAGACGAATACGCCTGCGGAACTGAGGTTTGAGTTTCAGTTGCTCCAGCGGCCGGGCAAATGTCTGGCCTGCAACCTGACCTACGGTCTGCCCCAGGTGTTTTCCCGCCACCCCGTTATCAACGTCAGCGGACTGGTCCGGGACATCAGTCAGCTGATGAACGGCAATGGCCCGTGTTCCGGCTGGCGTCTTGGCGCTACCCGCGAAATTTCCAGGGCGCTGCATGTGGTACCGCTGATCGTTTCCACTGAACCGGCAACGGCCTGA
- a CDS encoding sigma-54-dependent transcriptional regulator, translated as MTKILVIDDDPEFCETMESLVSRMNYTCESAHTLRDGLEKLESEAVDVVLLDVCLPDGNGLDVLPRVREAPSRPEVIILTGKGDPDGAELAIQGGVWDYLVKPSSIRQTRLSLNRALKYRADKQTENGPVSLNTEHIIGTDPGIRACFDLLARAARSNAQVLITGETGTGKELFARTIHENSARSGHRFVVVDCASLTESLLESTLFGHKKGAFTGAGADRAGLVRLADGGTLFLDEVGDMPLSVQKSFLRVLQEKTFRPVGDTREVRSDFRLIAATHRDLEKMVEKKTFRQDLLYRLWSISIRLPPLRERTSDLKLLVMFYVNRLCEEYNLPNKGFGQDFFDVLRAYGWPGNVRELFNVVERAFVVSGGEKMLYAMHLPQHVRIAVAKASLRKGLAEPSGDAPEPAPASLPSAPPDPSVLFQKRFPTMRQFKEQAKKIYLEALIRQADGELSQIMKISGLSKSQFYALVKKHKIRMPGRK; from the coding sequence ATGACGAAGATTTTGGTGATTGACGATGACCCGGAGTTTTGCGAGACAATGGAGAGTCTGGTCTCCCGGATGAATTACACCTGCGAATCCGCCCATACGCTCAGGGACGGGCTGGAAAAGCTGGAGAGCGAGGCGGTTGATGTGGTGCTGCTGGACGTCTGCCTGCCCGACGGCAATGGCCTGGATGTGCTGCCCCGCGTCAGAGAGGCCCCTTCCCGGCCGGAGGTGATTATTCTGACCGGAAAGGGCGACCCGGACGGCGCGGAGCTGGCCATTCAGGGGGGCGTCTGGGATTACCTGGTCAAGCCCTCTTCCATCAGACAGACCCGGCTCAGTCTGAACCGTGCCCTGAAATACCGGGCAGACAAACAGACTGAAAACGGCCCGGTCTCCCTCAATACGGAACATATCATCGGCACCGATCCCGGTATCAGAGCCTGTTTTGACCTGCTGGCCCGGGCTGCGCGGTCCAATGCCCAGGTCCTCATTACCGGTGAGACCGGCACCGGAAAGGAGCTGTTTGCGCGCACCATTCACGAAAACAGCGCCCGGTCCGGCCACCGGTTTGTGGTGGTGGACTGTGCCTCCCTGACGGAAAGCCTGCTGGAAAGCACGCTGTTCGGCCATAAAAAGGGCGCGTTTACCGGGGCCGGCGCCGACCGGGCGGGGCTGGTCCGGCTGGCCGACGGGGGGACGCTTTTTCTGGATGAGGTGGGGGACATGCCCCTCTCGGTTCAGAAATCCTTTCTGCGGGTGCTTCAGGAGAAGACCTTCCGGCCCGTGGGGGACACGCGGGAGGTTCGGAGCGACTTCAGGCTGATTGCCGCAACCCACAGGGATTTGGAGAAGATGGTCGAAAAGAAGACCTTCCGGCAGGATCTGCTCTACCGGCTGTGGAGCATATCCATCCGGCTGCCGCCGCTGCGGGAGCGGACGTCGGATCTGAAGCTGCTGGTCATGTTCTATGTGAACCGGCTCTGTGAGGAGTATAATCTCCCCAACAAGGGCTTTGGCCAGGATTTTTTTGACGTCCTCCGGGCATATGGCTGGCCGGGAAATGTGCGGGAGCTTTTCAATGTTGTGGAGCGGGCCTTTGTGGTGTCCGGCGGGGAAAAAATGCTCTATGCCATGCACCTGCCGCAGCATGTCCGTATTGCGGTTGCCAAAGCATCTCTCAGGAAGGGCCTTGCGGAGCCATCCGGCGATGCGCCGGAACCTGCGCCCGCATCCCTGCCATCGGCCCCCCCGGACCCGTCCGTCTTGTTTCAGAAACGTTTTCCGACCATGCGCCAGTTTAAGGAACAGGCGAAAAAGATCTATCTGGAGGCCCTGATCCGTCAGGCCGACGGGGAACTTTCCCAGATTATGAAAATCTCCGGCCTTTCCAAGTCGCAGTTTTACGCCCTGGTGAAGAAGCATAAAATCCGTATGCCGGGGCGCAAATAG
- a CDS encoding alpha/beta hydrolase → MIDISEIKYPSLDRPEVCAYLFHPRAESDVIWQGSGPEPEATLEIPVEENVVIGGRFYKGGNTSPTLLFFHGNGEIVADYHDIAPEYTKRGLNFLPVDYRGYGRSTGTPTVSAMMRDCHVIFDFAQKWLEERGYTGPLILMGRSLGSASALELAFHYPDRIAALIIESGFACAGPLLQLLGVNIRAIGFEEKKGFRNADKIRRFEGPTLIIHAEQDHIIPVSDGETLYHASQSPDRHLLKIPGANHNDLLYVGFSAYMTAVEMIADKVIRKESET, encoded by the coding sequence ATGATCGACATTTCTGAAATAAAATATCCGTCCCTGGACCGTCCCGAAGTCTGCGCTTACCTTTTTCACCCCCGTGCCGAAAGCGATGTGATATGGCAGGGATCGGGACCGGAACCGGAAGCGACATTGGAGATCCCGGTAGAAGAAAATGTCGTAATCGGCGGACGTTTCTACAAAGGAGGGAATACAAGCCCCACGCTCCTCTTTTTTCACGGGAACGGCGAAATTGTCGCCGACTATCACGACATCGCACCGGAATACACCAAGCGGGGTCTCAACTTCCTGCCGGTTGATTACCGGGGCTATGGCCGTTCCACCGGGACGCCCACCGTCAGCGCCATGATGCGGGACTGCCATGTGATTTTCGACTTTGCTCAAAAATGGCTTGAAGAAAGGGGATATACCGGCCCCCTCATCCTGATGGGCCGTTCGCTGGGCAGTGCCTCGGCTTTGGAGCTGGCCTTTCACTACCCCGACCGGATCGCGGCCCTGATCATCGAAAGCGGATTTGCCTGCGCCGGGCCGCTGCTGCAACTTCTGGGTGTCAACATCCGCGCCATCGGCTTTGAGGAAAAGAAAGGGTTTCGGAATGCGGACAAAATCCGCCGGTTTGAGGGGCCGACGCTGATCATACATGCCGAGCAGGATCACATTATCCCCGTCTCTGACGGAGAGACGCTGTATCATGCCAGCCAATCCCCGGACAGGCATCTGCTAAAAATTCCGGGGGCCAACCACAATGACCTGTTGTATGTCGGATTTTCAGCCTACATGACCGCTGTTGAGATGATTGCAGATAAGGTAATTCGAAAAGAAAGTGAGACATAG